From a region of the Maridesulfovibrio ferrireducens genome:
- a CDS encoding TetR/AcrR family transcriptional regulator gives MTKMSKKKAAILEAATVLFANKGFADTSMNELASMTGVAEGTIFYHFTNKEQLLLTILSATRDSILEEFNAHMEEREFKTGMEMMEEVVVFYLLLAGRMEYQFLLLHRLFIYQLAESRTEFRENLEAIYNCLVTLFEQAIFMGQEDGSIGDVNPRKSALIVFTMVDGLVRFKNFNLYDAGALFNELIESVRRMLKPN, from the coding sequence ATGACCAAAATGTCTAAAAAGAAGGCCGCTATTTTGGAAGCGGCTACTGTGCTTTTCGCTAACAAAGGTTTTGCTGATACTTCTATGAATGAGCTTGCAAGCATGACCGGGGTAGCGGAAGGGACAATCTTTTATCATTTTACAAATAAGGAACAGCTACTTCTTACTATTTTGTCTGCTACCAGAGACAGTATTCTGGAAGAATTCAATGCGCATATGGAAGAGCGCGAATTCAAAACCGGAATGGAAATGATGGAAGAGGTCGTTGTTTTTTATCTTCTTCTTGCAGGACGTATGGAATATCAGTTTCTTCTTTTACATCGGCTTTTTATATATCAGCTGGCAGAAAGCAGAACTGAATTCAGAGAGAATTTGGAAGCTATTTACAATTGTCTTGTTACACTTTTTGAACAGGCAATTTTCATGGGTCAGGAAGATGGTTCCATTGGTGATGTGAATCCGAGAAAAAGTGCACTTATTGTTTTTACGATGGTCGATGGGTTGGTGAGATTCAAAAATTTTAATCTCTACGACGCGGGAGCTCTGTTTAATGAGCTTATTGAATCTGTTCGTAGGATGTTGAAACCAAACTAG
- a CDS encoding HAMP domain-containing histidine kinase — MGSSGNIQGRDGLCFFGKVSATISHDVKNVLAIINEEAGLLHDLSLMAAQGMELEPERLVKLAEKIQNQIKRGDSIIKNMNRFAHSIDVPECEIDLYETVSLVTALFKRMAAAKCVTVTLKEGEKVTAKCDPFSTEMLIARCLEVSMDSAGKDSEITVEVLKKNSEKVISVHGLEQDVAEKEFQAIEVLSKNANASVKMKTQDKILEIIF; from the coding sequence ATGGGATCATCTGGAAATATTCAAGGTCGGGATGGGCTTTGCTTTTTTGGAAAAGTAAGTGCTACTATTTCCCATGATGTAAAAAATGTTCTGGCTATCATCAATGAAGAAGCGGGACTTTTGCACGATTTATCGCTTATGGCGGCACAAGGGATGGAACTTGAGCCGGAACGTCTTGTCAAATTGGCTGAAAAGATACAGAATCAAATTAAACGCGGTGATTCTATAATAAAAAATATGAACAGGTTCGCTCACAGTATAGATGTTCCTGAATGTGAAATAGATTTATATGAAACAGTCTCTCTCGTAACAGCTCTTTTTAAGAGAATGGCTGCAGCAAAGTGTGTTACCGTTACCCTTAAGGAAGGGGAAAAGGTAACAGCAAAATGTGATCCTTTTTCAACTGAAATGCTTATAGCCAGATGTCTTGAAGTGAGCATGGACAGTGCCGGGAAGGACAGTGAAATAACAGTTGAAGTTTTAAAGAAAAATAGCGAAAAGGTAATATCTGTACACGGCCTTGAACAGGATGTGGCAGAAAAAGAATTTCAGGCAATAGAAGTCCTCTCAAAGAACGCGAACGCATCTGTTAAGATGAAGACGCAGGATAAAATACTAGAAATTATTTTTTAA
- a CDS encoding response regulator, whose translation MSDILIFSGLFCQAESVVKRLLDDTGCSLVTDSDLVSEAAKLSGMTEKTILKAFSPKASIFNKFSHEKERSVAWLRLALAEKLVKGEALLVSGFVSQLLSQSISHVLKVCIIDDVQKRIEIARNEEGTSEKEAVKLMQHNDEEKTVWVRELTGKKDPWTSTLYDMVIPVGKTGVDESVALIKEQLGNVAVQVTDESKLAAQDFLLAAKVETALVSKGHNVKVSAKAGTVVLAINKKVLLVDRLEKELREIAEPLDGVNSVEVQFGKEFYEADIYRRMDFELPSRVLLVDDEREFVQTLSERLLMRDLGSHVVYDGEAALDLVKDDEPEVMILDLKMPGIDGIEVLRRVKTTRPNIEVIILTGHGSDQDKKVCMELGAFAYLHKPVDIDVLSTTLKEAYAKIREV comes from the coding sequence ATGTCTGATATCCTTATATTCAGCGGCCTGTTCTGTCAGGCTGAATCAGTTGTTAAGCGCTTGCTTGATGATACAGGCTGTAGTCTGGTTACTGATTCGGACTTGGTTTCAGAAGCTGCAAAGCTCAGTGGAATGACTGAAAAAACAATTTTGAAAGCTTTCTCCCCGAAGGCTTCGATCTTTAATAAATTCAGTCACGAAAAAGAAAGATCAGTGGCATGGCTTAGACTCGCTCTGGCCGAAAAGCTGGTTAAGGGCGAAGCTCTTCTTGTCTCAGGCTTTGTTTCTCAACTGCTTTCTCAGTCGATTTCTCATGTTCTCAAAGTCTGCATCATCGATGATGTCCAGAAGAGAATTGAAATTGCACGCAATGAAGAAGGCACTTCCGAAAAAGAAGCTGTTAAATTAATGCAGCATAACGATGAAGAAAAAACTGTATGGGTCAGAGAGCTTACCGGGAAAAAAGATCCTTGGACAAGCACTCTATATGACATGGTGATCCCTGTCGGCAAAACCGGCGTTGATGAATCTGTCGCTCTTATTAAAGAGCAGCTTGGTAATGTAGCCGTTCAGGTTACAGATGAATCCAAGCTTGCTGCACAGGACTTCCTGCTTGCTGCTAAAGTTGAAACCGCACTTGTTTCTAAGGGACATAATGTGAAGGTTTCTGCCAAAGCCGGAACGGTTGTTCTCGCTATCAATAAAAAGGTGCTGCTTGTTGATCGTCTTGAAAAAGAGTTGCGTGAAATAGCTGAGCCGCTTGATGGTGTTAACAGTGTTGAAGTTCAGTTCGGTAAGGAATTTTATGAGGCTGATATTTATCGCCGCATGGATTTTGAACTGCCTTCAAGAGTTCTGCTTGTTGATGACGAGCGTGAGTTTGTACAAACTTTATCTGAAAGACTTCTTATGCGTGATCTCGGTTCTCACGTTGTTTACGACGGTGAAGCCGCACTTGATCTCGTTAAGGATGATGAGCCTGAAGTCATGATTCTTGACCTCAAAATGCCCGGTATTGACGGTATTGAGGTTTTGCGCAGAGTTAAAACCACTAGACCTAATATTGAAGTTATTATCCTTACCGGACATGGTTCTGATCAGGATAAGAAAGTTTGTATGGAACTCGGAGCTTTTGCCTATTTGCATAAGCCTGTAGATATTGATGTTCTTAGTACAACACTTAAAGAAGCTTACGCAAAAATTCGCGAAGTATAA
- a CDS encoding sensor histidine kinase, whose translation MSLKGLLRPEFWNADKKSAGPYKSLFDYQRIWRLCFVILVVVSLVPLFILAFIDFNVTRVAINSENMLRGARTTSNTRRAVAYFLEERKSALQLIVQLDDFRSFQRKERLAEMLRALKNSFGGFIDLGIIDEDGKQLAYVGPYNLEGKDYKGQAWFKQATDQGTYISDVFLGFRDSPHLVIAVKHYTDNEHYKIYRATLDTTQFNGILSSLDLSEGADAFLVNNAGIMQTPSKWNGDVFSKISFSLPEKSFRTKVEEIQIKKDLPAIVGYAYIEGTPFILMVVKPEAELMGAWQGSRDTLTWISTISVAVILLVMWAVASYMVERIYMADMTRSKLLQQMEHHNRMASIGRLAAGVAHEINNPLAIINEKAGLLKDLFTFNKAYEVDARVLGLLDSVIGSVERCGRITKRLLGFSRQDDVELRPVYPKTIVETVLSFLNKEAEYRSINVSVDVESGIYEIVTDRGKLEQVLLNLISNAFQAMKDGGALQVKVARADNNRINFSVKDDGCGIPATDLKRIFEPFYSTKKQTGGTGLGLSITYGLVQDLGGLMVVESELGMGTEFRFSLPVNPIAKGES comes from the coding sequence ATGTCATTAAAAGGACTTCTTCGACCGGAATTCTGGAACGCGGATAAAAAATCTGCGGGACCATATAAGAGTTTATTTGATTACCAGCGCATCTGGCGTTTGTGTTTTGTAATTCTTGTTGTGGTCTCTCTGGTTCCGTTGTTCATCTTGGCCTTCATAGATTTTAATGTCACCCGGGTTGCTATTAATTCTGAAAATATGCTCAGGGGGGCGAGGACAACCTCCAATACCCGCCGGGCAGTCGCATACTTTCTGGAGGAGCGGAAATCAGCGTTACAGTTGATTGTACAACTGGATGATTTCCGCTCCTTTCAGCGAAAGGAGCGGCTGGCTGAAATGCTTAGGGCATTAAAGAACAGCTTTGGCGGGTTTATTGATCTGGGTATTATTGATGAAGACGGTAAGCAGCTTGCCTACGTAGGCCCGTACAATCTGGAGGGCAAAGACTACAAAGGACAAGCGTGGTTTAAGCAGGCCACTGATCAGGGAACATACATCAGTGATGTTTTTCTGGGATTTCGTGACAGTCCTCATCTCGTCATTGCCGTAAAACATTATACGGATAATGAGCATTACAAAATTTACCGGGCAACTCTGGATACAACCCAGTTCAACGGTATCCTTTCTTCTCTTGATTTATCGGAAGGGGCAGATGCTTTTCTGGTAAATAATGCAGGGATTATGCAGACTCCTTCCAAGTGGAACGGAGATGTTTTTTCAAAGATTTCGTTCTCTTTGCCGGAAAAATCATTCCGCACTAAGGTTGAAGAAATCCAAATTAAAAAAGATTTGCCTGCGATTGTCGGCTATGCGTATATTGAAGGAACTCCCTTCATTCTTATGGTTGTTAAGCCGGAAGCTGAACTTATGGGAGCATGGCAAGGTTCCCGCGATACTCTCACATGGATATCTACTATCAGTGTGGCGGTGATTCTTTTGGTTATGTGGGCTGTTGCCTCCTATATGGTTGAGCGGATATATATGGCTGACATGACACGTTCAAAGTTGTTGCAGCAGATGGAACATCACAATCGCATGGCTTCAATTGGACGGCTTGCTGCCGGTGTTGCCCATGAAATTAATAATCCTCTTGCCATTATTAATGAGAAAGCCGGATTATTAAAAGATTTATTTACCTTCAATAAAGCATATGAAGTTGACGCGCGAGTCCTTGGACTTCTGGATTCCGTGATAGGTTCGGTTGAAAGATGCGGAAGGATTACTAAACGGTTGCTCGGATTTTCAAGGCAGGACGACGTTGAACTCAGGCCCGTTTATCCTAAAACAATTGTTGAAACCGTGCTTAGTTTTCTCAATAAGGAAGCCGAATATCGCAGTATTAATGTTTCGGTTGATGTCGAGAGTGGCATTTATGAAATTGTCACTGATAGAGGAAAACTTGAGCAGGTTCTGTTGAACCTGATAAGCAATGCTTTTCAGGCAATGAAAGATGGTGGGGCTTTGCAGGTAAAAGTTGCTCGTGCCGACAATAATAGAATTAACTTTTCGGTTAAAGATGATGGTTGCGGCATACCTGCAACAGATCTTAAACGGATATTTGAACCTTTCTATTCTACTAAAAAACAAACAGGCGGGACCGGACTGGGGCTTTCTATAACATATGGACTTGTTCAGGATCTCGGTGGGCTGATGGTTGTTGAAAGTGAGCTTGGCATGGGAACTGAATTTCGTTTTTCACTTCCTGTGAATCCTATAGCTAAGGGAGAAAGCTAG
- a CDS encoding response regulator, translated as MAEKVLLVDDEKEFVEGLAERMELRGMNVSTCTNPQDALEMVNNESYDAIILDLQMPGVDGIEVLKHIKKTKPEMQVILLSGHATVEKGIEAMKLGAMDFVEKPADINVLTDKIKKAQARKMILVEKKTEKKVKDILEHKGW; from the coding sequence ATGGCCGAAAAAGTACTATTAGTTGATGATGAAAAAGAATTTGTGGAAGGTCTTGCTGAACGCATGGAGCTTCGCGGCATGAACGTGAGTACATGTACAAACCCCCAAGATGCTCTCGAAATGGTAAATAATGAATCATATGATGCTATCATTTTGGATCTGCAAATGCCCGGGGTTGATGGAATTGAAGTTCTTAAACATATCAAAAAAACTAAACCGGAAATGCAGGTGATTCTTCTCAGCGGCCATGCCACTGTAGAAAAAGGAATCGAAGCTATGAAACTGGGTGCAATGGATTTTGTCGAAAAACCGGCAGATATCAATGTACTTACAGATAAGATCAAAAAAGCTCAGGCTCGCAAAATGATTCTGGTTGAAAAAAAGACTGAAAAAAAAGTGAAGGATATTCTGGAACATAAAGGCTGGTAG
- a CDS encoding SulP family inorganic anion transporter gives MLTRIFPFLGWFKKYNSAALRADVLSGLTVALVLIPQSMAYAQLAGMPAYYGLYASLLPPMVAALFGSSRQLATGPVAVVSLMTAASLEPLATAGSPGFIAYALLLALLVGGFQFLLGVLRLGLVVNFLSHPVVNGFTNAAAIIIASSQLSKMFGVYVDKAELHFETIMRVVTSAIHYTHLPTLGMGVLAFAIMMGLKKVNPKIPNVLCAVVITTVISWATGFNHDAMVDISAIQDKKAQTLIADFNETVTGIDQLATKRTGISEIEDEAKASKNVIGYYDAEHDLSVVAYEAKLLKHKSHIYRETLRNMLFNGVEQADGTILFYLQDAVPAGMTVDGRTWRIKVGNKLLKTESLKMMGGGAVVGNVPSGFPEVSIPELDIKVILKLLPFAIIISLLGFMEAISIAKAMAAKTGQRLDPNQELIGQGLANMLGACTSSYPASGSFSRSAVNLQSGAVTGLSSVFTTVVVAITLLFFTPLLYNLPQAVLAAVIMMAVIGLINASGFLHAWKAQKYDGAISIISFVATLAFAPHLDKGIIIGVALSLCVFLYKSMRPRVVALTKSDDDILRDASLHGLRECDHMAVVRFDGPLFFANASFLEEQISRRLREKKNLKQLILVCNGINDIDASGEEALSLVVETVRSAGVDISLSGLNEAVLAVIKRTHLYEKIGKQNIYSNTEEALCQTHDKAHRDGTELDCPLSTYCRIHSNS, from the coding sequence ATGCTTACTCGAATTTTTCCTTTTCTGGGCTGGTTCAAAAAGTACAACAGTGCAGCTTTAAGGGCCGATGTTCTTTCCGGTCTGACTGTTGCTCTGGTACTTATTCCTCAGTCTATGGCGTATGCACAGCTTGCAGGAATGCCGGCGTATTATGGTTTGTACGCTTCCTTGCTGCCTCCTATGGTAGCGGCTCTTTTCGGTTCCAGTCGTCAGCTGGCAACTGGTCCTGTTGCTGTTGTTTCTCTTATGACCGCGGCTTCGCTGGAACCTTTGGCTACTGCCGGTAGTCCGGGTTTTATCGCCTACGCATTGCTCCTTGCTCTGCTCGTCGGCGGATTCCAGTTCCTTTTAGGAGTTCTCCGCCTTGGGCTTGTTGTTAACTTCCTTTCTCATCCGGTTGTTAACGGCTTTACCAACGCAGCGGCGATCATCATCGCATCTTCACAGCTTTCAAAAATGTTCGGTGTTTATGTAGATAAAGCCGAATTGCATTTTGAAACCATCATGCGTGTTGTCACCAGTGCTATTCATTATACCCATTTGCCGACACTCGGTATGGGGGTATTGGCTTTTGCCATTATGATGGGGCTGAAAAAGGTCAATCCTAAAATACCTAACGTGCTGTGTGCGGTTGTTATAACAACTGTGATTTCCTGGGCAACTGGTTTTAATCATGATGCAATGGTTGATATCTCCGCAATTCAGGATAAAAAAGCACAGACTCTGATCGCTGATTTCAATGAAACAGTGACAGGTATTGATCAGTTGGCAACAAAGCGTACAGGTATTTCCGAAATCGAAGATGAGGCGAAAGCTTCTAAAAACGTTATCGGATATTATGACGCTGAACATGATTTGAGCGTTGTTGCTTATGAAGCAAAACTTCTTAAGCATAAATCTCATATCTACCGTGAAACTCTTAGAAATATGCTTTTCAACGGAGTTGAGCAGGCTGACGGTACTATTCTTTTTTATCTTCAGGACGCAGTTCCTGCCGGCATGACAGTTGATGGGCGTACTTGGCGTATCAAGGTCGGCAACAAGCTTTTGAAAACCGAATCCCTTAAAATGATGGGCGGCGGTGCTGTTGTCGGTAATGTTCCTTCCGGTTTCCCGGAAGTCAGCATTCCTGAGCTTGATATCAAAGTTATACTCAAGCTTCTTCCTTTTGCTATCATCATTTCCCTGCTTGGTTTTATGGAAGCTATCTCTATTGCTAAAGCAATGGCTGCAAAAACAGGGCAGAGACTTGATCCCAATCAGGAACTTATCGGACAGGGACTTGCCAACATGCTTGGTGCTTGTACAAGCAGTTATCCGGCATCAGGTTCCTTCTCCCGTTCTGCTGTTAATCTGCAATCCGGCGCTGTAACTGGACTTTCTAGTGTATTCACTACGGTTGTTGTTGCAATTACTCTTTTATTCTTTACACCATTGTTGTATAATTTGCCTCAGGCAGTACTTGCTGCGGTTATTATGATGGCTGTTATCGGGCTTATTAATGCTTCCGGTTTCCTGCACGCATGGAAAGCTCAGAAGTATGATGGAGCTATCTCCATCATTTCTTTTGTGGCAACTCTTGCTTTTGCTCCTCACTTGGACAAGGGTATTATAATAGGAGTGGCACTCTCATTATGTGTATTCCTTTATAAGAGTATGCGCCCCCGTGTTGTTGCTCTTACCAAAAGTGATGATGATATTCTTCGCGATGCGAGTTTGCATGGACTCAGAGAATGCGACCATATGGCCGTTGTGCGTTTTGACGGACCTCTGTTTTTTGCTAACGCAAGTTTCCTTGAAGAGCAGATTTCAAGACGCTTGAGGGAAAAGAAGAATCTCAAACAACTCATATTGGTTTGTAACGGAATCAATGATATTGACGCATCTGGCGAAGAAGCTCTTTCTCTTGTAGTGGAAACTGTGCGTAGTGCCGGAGTTGATATCTCTCTTTCCGGATTAAACGAAGCCGTGTTGGCAGTGATTAAGCGCACTCATCTTTACGAAAAAATTGGAAAGCAAAACATCTATTCAAATACCGAAGAAGCGCTTTGTCAGACCCATGATAAAGCTCACAGAGACGGAACTGAACTGGATTGTCCTCTTTCAACTTATTGTCGCATACACAGCAACTCCTAG
- a CDS encoding response regulator codes for MRILLVDDELELVSALAERLSFRGFDADWVTSGEEAIEKVTEIKYDLAILDVKMPRISGLELRKELEQICPDLKYIFLSGHGSEADYKEGTSGADSYLIKPVKIEDLVEKINIALGI; via the coding sequence ATGAGAATTTTACTTGTTGATGATGAACTTGAGCTTGTTTCCGCTCTTGCAGAACGCCTTTCGTTTAGAGGATTTGATGCGGACTGGGTTACTTCCGGTGAAGAAGCTATAGAAAAAGTCACTGAAATTAAATATGACCTTGCAATACTTGATGTGAAAATGCCTCGTATCAGCGGACTCGAACTGCGCAAGGAGCTTGAGCAAATCTGTCCTGATCTTAAGTATATATTCCTTTCCGGGCATGGTTCAGAAGCGGATTATAAAGAAGGAACTTCCGGAGCTGATTCTTATTTGATCAAACCGGTGAAGATTGAAGATCTTGTTGAAAAAATTAACATAGCTTTGGGTATTTAA
- a CDS encoding pyridoxal-phosphate-dependent aminotransferase family protein, which translates to MIGDDFAELKLFITGPILLRDEVRKAALLPEYGHRDSENIKRFGSIMSNLMTIAGNPEGYTPMIFNGSGTNVLEASVRSLVSDTDKVLNVSVGAFGDLFGKLSEANGKNLISLKFPYGQAIDLKILEEALVEHKPDVVTFTHNETSTGVINDVVSVCKLIRAHGALPVVDGVSIFGGAPSTIAEARPLMYCTSTQKSLGLPAGFGIGFVGDEALKKAEGVKNRGYTTDILAQITKARLCQTLTTPNGTLGNQMCVQLDYIVNTETVAVRFKRHEEMRKIAHDWVAEMDGYELFAQDGYRSLSLTTVKTPAYMTIDRLKEVKEHMRGHGYLFDPGYGKINKELQEQGTSPIFRIGHMADIMPDMLKDYLEALRGVLSSFK; encoded by the coding sequence ATGATTGGAGATGATTTCGCAGAACTGAAACTGTTCATTACCGGACCTATTTTGCTGCGCGACGAAGTTCGTAAAGCTGCTTTATTGCCTGAATATGGTCACCGTGACTCTGAAAATATTAAGCGTTTCGGTTCCATAATGAGCAATCTTATGACGATTGCGGGTAACCCTGAAGGGTATACTCCGATGATATTTAATGGTTCAGGGACCAATGTTCTTGAAGCTTCGGTCCGTTCGCTTGTTTCAGATACTGATAAAGTTCTTAACGTTTCGGTAGGCGCATTCGGAGATCTTTTCGGTAAGTTGTCTGAGGCTAACGGGAAGAATCTTATTTCGTTAAAGTTTCCATACGGCCAAGCCATTGATCTTAAGATACTTGAAGAAGCATTGGTCGAACACAAGCCGGATGTGGTTACCTTCACACATAATGAAACCTCTACAGGGGTCATTAATGATGTTGTTTCTGTTTGTAAGTTGATTCGTGCTCACGGGGCGTTGCCTGTTGTAGACGGTGTAAGCATTTTCGGAGGCGCTCCTTCTACCATCGCTGAAGCCCGTCCTTTAATGTATTGTACCTCCACCCAGAAATCGCTCGGACTTCCGGCCGGATTCGGTATCGGCTTTGTAGGGGATGAGGCTTTGAAAAAGGCTGAAGGTGTTAAAAATAGAGGATATACAACGGATATTCTGGCTCAAATTACAAAGGCCAGATTGTGCCAGACGTTGACTACTCCGAATGGAACTCTCGGTAATCAGATGTGCGTGCAGCTTGATTACATTGTTAATACTGAAACCGTAGCGGTCCGTTTCAAGCGTCATGAAGAGATGCGTAAAATCGCTCACGACTGGGTTGCTGAAATGGATGGTTATGAACTTTTCGCTCAGGACGGTTATCGCTCGCTAAGCCTTACCACCGTTAAAACTCCTGCCTACATGACAATTGATCGTTTGAAAGAAGTTAAAGAGCATATGCGCGGACATGGTTATCTCTTTGATCCCGGTTACGGTAAAATTAATAAAGAATTACAGGAGCAGGGAACCTCTCCGATATTCCGGATCGGTCATATGGCCGATATTATGCCGGATATGCTTAAAGATTATCTTGAAGCTTTGAGAGGGGTGCTTAGTAGTTTTAAATAA